The proteins below are encoded in one region of Buttiauxella gaviniae:
- a CDS encoding 2-dehydro-3-deoxygalactonokinase, giving the protein MTSRYIAIDWGSTNLRAWHYQDGICIDSRQTTAGVTRLNGKTPEAVFDEVTQGWREKNTPVLMAGMVGSNAGWKIAPYLPCPARFSDLSQQLTPVLDNVWIIPGLSVQSEDNCNVMRGEETQLLGATTLGPASLYIMPGTHCKWVHADNDTVQDFRTVMTGELHHILLNHSLIGAGLPEQQTSHDAFLAGLKRGINDGALLPRLFEIRAAHVLGELPRSEVSEFLSGLLIGNEAAAMTRHYAPSRQQPITIVANPSLSQRYIHALELLGYQAKVLDGDNAFQAGIRSIANAVAN; this is encoded by the coding sequence ATGACATCACGCTACATCGCTATTGATTGGGGGTCGACTAACCTCCGCGCCTGGCATTACCAGGACGGAATTTGCATTGATAGTCGCCAGACCACAGCAGGCGTTACGCGCCTGAACGGTAAAACTCCAGAAGCGGTGTTCGATGAAGTCACTCAGGGCTGGCGTGAAAAAAACACGCCGGTTTTGATGGCCGGAATGGTGGGCAGTAACGCGGGCTGGAAAATTGCCCCCTATCTGCCGTGTCCGGCTCGTTTTTCTGATTTAAGCCAACAGCTCACGCCGGTGCTGGATAACGTCTGGATTATCCCTGGCCTGAGCGTGCAAAGTGAAGATAACTGCAACGTGATGCGCGGCGAAGAAACACAGCTTCTTGGCGCGACAACTCTCGGCCCGGCCTCGCTCTACATTATGCCGGGTACACACTGCAAATGGGTTCATGCGGATAACGACACGGTGCAGGATTTCCGCACGGTGATGACCGGTGAACTGCATCATATCTTGCTCAATCACTCCTTAATTGGCGCGGGCCTGCCTGAACAACAAACCAGCCATGACGCATTTCTAGCCGGGTTGAAGCGCGGTATCAACGACGGCGCTTTGTTGCCGCGCCTTTTCGAAATACGCGCGGCCCACGTATTGGGCGAACTACCGCGTAGCGAAGTCAGCGAATTTCTATCCGGATTGTTGATTGGTAACGAAGCGGCGGCGATGACTCGCCACTACGCACCGAGCCGTCAACAACCTATCACCATTGTTGCCAATCCCTCTTTGAGCCAGCGTTATATCCACGCGCTTGAGTTGTTGGGTTACCAGGCGAAAGTGCTGGATGGCGACAATGCATTCCAGGCAGGAATAAGGAGTATTGCAAATGCAGTGGCAAACTAA
- the dgoR gene encoding D-galactonate utilization transcriptional regulator DgoR — protein MTKTDRIIVTLGKQIIGGKYAPGAALPSEAELCEEFETSRNIIREVFRSLMAKRLVEMKRYRGAFVQPRNQWNYLDTDVLQWVLENDYDPRLISAMSEVRNLVEPAIARWAAERATSSDLARIEGALNDMVANNQDRDAFNEADIRYHEAVLESVHNPVLQQLSIAISSLQRAVFERTWMGDEANMPRTLQEHKMLFDAIRHQDSQAAEKAALAMIASSTRRLKEIT, from the coding sequence ATGACTAAGACCGATCGCATTATCGTGACGCTGGGTAAACAAATTATCGGCGGGAAGTACGCACCGGGTGCGGCACTGCCGTCAGAAGCCGAACTTTGCGAGGAGTTCGAAACCTCACGCAATATTATCCGCGAAGTTTTTCGTTCTTTGATGGCGAAGCGGTTAGTCGAAATGAAACGTTATCGCGGTGCTTTTGTGCAGCCACGCAATCAGTGGAATTACCTTGATACCGACGTGCTGCAGTGGGTGCTGGAAAACGACTATGACCCGCGCCTGATTAGCGCCATGAGCGAAGTGCGAAACCTGGTCGAGCCTGCGATTGCCCGCTGGGCGGCAGAACGCGCCACCTCCAGCGATCTGGCGCGTATCGAAGGCGCACTTAACGACATGGTGGCAAATAATCAGGATCGGGATGCGTTTAATGAAGCGGATATTCGCTACCACGAAGCGGTATTGGAATCCGTACATAACCCGGTTTTACAGCAGTTAAGCATTGCCATCAGTTCACTCCAGCGTGCCGTTTTTGAACGCACCTGGATGGGCGATGAAGCCAACATGCCGCGAACGCTTCAGGAACACAAAATGCTGTTCGATGCCATTCGCCATCAGGATAGCCAGGCTGCGGAAAAAGCCGCGCTGGCAATGATTGCCAGCTCCACCAGACGACTAAAGGAAATCACATGA
- a CDS encoding 2-dehydro-3-deoxy-6-phosphogalactonate aldolase: MQWQTKLPLIAILRGITPDDVRSHVVALLDAGFDAIEIPMNSPNWQQSIAAMVAEFGHRALIGAGTVLKPDQVDELAAMGGKLVVTPNTQPSVIRRAVSHGMTVCAGCSTASEAFNALDAGAQTLKIFPSSSFGPDYIKALKAVLPPEVPVFAVGGVTPENLSLWLSAGCAGAGLGSDLYRAGQSVAVTAEKAKAFVKAYEEAVQS; this comes from the coding sequence ATGCAGTGGCAAACTAAACTTCCGCTCATCGCGATTTTGCGCGGTATCACCCCAGACGACGTTCGCTCGCACGTTGTGGCGTTGCTGGATGCGGGATTCGACGCGATAGAAATCCCGATGAATTCGCCGAACTGGCAGCAAAGCATTGCAGCGATGGTGGCAGAATTTGGTCATCGCGCGTTGATTGGCGCAGGCACCGTTTTGAAGCCCGATCAGGTTGACGAACTGGCCGCAATGGGCGGCAAACTGGTGGTGACGCCAAATACCCAACCGAGTGTTATTCGCCGTGCAGTCAGCCACGGAATGACGGTGTGCGCAGGCTGTTCCACAGCCTCGGAAGCGTTTAATGCGCTGGATGCGGGCGCACAAACGCTGAAAATCTTCCCTTCATCCTCCTTCGGGCCTGATTACATCAAAGCGCTGAAAGCGGTGCTGCCGCCAGAAGTGCCTGTTTTTGCCGTGGGCGGCGTAACGCCTGAAAACCTGTCTCTCTGGCTGAGCGCAGGCTGTGCCGGTGCGGGTCTTGGCAGCGATTTATATCGAGCGGGTCAGTCCGTTGCCGTCACCGCTGAAAAAGCAAAAGCATTTGTAAAAGCATACGAGGAGGCTGTGCAATCATGA